The following coding sequences lie in one Amycolatopsis cihanbeyliensis genomic window:
- a CDS encoding sterol carrier family protein, producing the protein MPSSRSVDPARLRAAVARISAWLTGDGPEPARAELAEAVRLSLRTLAADAPGRSVEVRVPPFAAVQCVPGPRHTRGTPANVVETDPRTWLELATGRLAWTDAVEAGRVTASGTRADLAHWLPIVRT; encoded by the coding sequence ATGCCCTCTTCGCGCTCGGTCGACCCCGCTCGGTTACGCGCCGCCGTGGCACGGATCTCGGCTTGGTTGACCGGAGACGGCCCGGAACCCGCCAGGGCCGAACTGGCCGAGGCCGTCCGGCTGAGCCTGCGCACGCTCGCCGCCGACGCACCGGGGCGCAGTGTCGAGGTGCGGGTGCCACCGTTCGCGGCCGTGCAGTGTGTGCCGGGACCGCGGCACACCAGGGGCACCCCGGCCAACGTGGTCGAGACCGATCCGCGGACCTGGCTCGAACTCGCCACCGGCAGGTTGGCGTGGACGGACGCGGTCGAAGCCGGCCGGGTCACCGCCTCGGGAACCCGGGCCGACCTCGCCCACTGGTTGCCGATCGTTCGGACGTGA